One window of Verrucomicrobiota bacterium genomic DNA carries:
- a CDS encoding MBL fold metallo-hydrolase: MEVKILPLGPVQTNAFLLVKNGEAILIDSPMGSYEAVTNLLKTKEIALVALWLTHGHWDHTSDAFRFQKDGVPLAGHVEDRELFENPSIMSSFIMPGIPLEPVKIDSWIDEGSSPMDWDEPVEVRHVPGHCPGNILFFFPNQGACFSGDAIFAQGIGRYDLPGGDFAVLEKSIREKIYTLPDETEIYPGHGPVTSVREEKRRNPYVRG; encoded by the coding sequence ATGGAAGTCAAAATCCTTCCCCTAGGTCCGGTGCAAACCAACGCGTTTCTTTTGGTGAAGAACGGAGAGGCGATATTGATAGATTCGCCTATGGGTTCCTATGAGGCGGTGACAAATCTGTTGAAAACCAAGGAGATTGCACTGGTGGCTCTATGGCTCACCCATGGACACTGGGACCATACTAGCGATGCGTTCCGGTTCCAGAAAGACGGAGTCCCTCTTGCTGGCCACGTCGAAGACAGGGAGTTGTTCGAGAACCCTTCGATCATGTCTTCGTTCATAATGCCCGGGATACCGCTTGAGCCGGTGAAGATTGATTCGTGGATCGACGAAGGATCTTCACCTATGGATTGGGACGAACCGGTCGAGGTGCGTCATGTTCCCGGTCACTGTCCAGGGAACATTCTCTTCTTTTTTCCGAATCAAGGGGCTTGTTTCAGCGGTGACGCGATTTTTGCCCAAGGTATTGGACGCTATGATTTGCCAGGTGGTGATTTTGCCGTTTTGGAAAAATCGATTCGGGAAAAGATTTACACCCTCCCCGATGAAACGGAAATCTATCCGGGTCACGGACCGGTGACATCGGTGCGGGAGGAGAAGCGGAGAA
- the chrA gene encoding chromate efflux transporter — protein MSRNSISLFDLFLIYLRLGLTSFGGPVAHLGYFREEFVRRRKWLEDNAYADLVALCQFLPGPASSQVSYAIGYQQRGWWGGFLAWCGFTLPSAFALILFAYGLNSWGRAGDQGWIMGLKIAAVAVVAKAVWGMGTTLCRTKVTVTFALVSASVALLFPTVLTQIGTIGLGALGGWILIPSTQEKSGSGETRFSLSKRKGVLCLLTFFILLVGLSIGAAVSQFRALEYFDGFYRSGAFVFGGGHVVLPLLEEAVVQPGWVSQTDFLAGYGAAQAVPGPLFTFAAFLGASAAEAPNGWFGGLFCLVAIYIPSILLVTGILPFWESLRQNRGAKRALAGTNAAVVGLLLAAFYDPIWTASIISPSAAAFALVAFLLLQFWKMPPWALVILSGFAGWGLL, from the coding sequence ATGAGCCGAAACTCGATCTCTCTTTTTGATTTGTTCTTAATCTACCTGCGCTTGGGTTTGACGTCTTTTGGTGGTCCAGTCGCTCACCTCGGGTATTTTCGAGAGGAGTTTGTGCGCCGCAGAAAATGGTTGGAAGACAACGCCTACGCAGACCTCGTCGCCCTATGCCAGTTTCTCCCGGGCCCGGCCAGTAGTCAGGTGAGCTACGCGATCGGCTATCAGCAACGTGGCTGGTGGGGGGGGTTCCTTGCTTGGTGCGGATTCACTCTTCCTTCTGCCTTTGCCCTGATCCTTTTTGCTTATGGGCTCAACTCTTGGGGTCGCGCAGGAGATCAAGGTTGGATTATGGGTCTTAAGATCGCCGCAGTAGCCGTGGTGGCAAAGGCCGTCTGGGGAATGGGAACGACTCTCTGTCGAACGAAAGTCACGGTTACTTTTGCCTTAGTGAGCGCAAGCGTGGCTCTCCTGTTCCCAACGGTTTTGACGCAAATCGGGACCATAGGTCTAGGGGCGCTAGGAGGTTGGATTCTCATTCCGTCCACACAGGAAAAATCCGGCTCGGGCGAGACCAGGTTCTCTCTTTCCAAACGAAAAGGCGTCCTCTGTCTTCTTACATTTTTCATTTTGCTCGTGGGACTCTCCATCGGAGCCGCAGTCAGTCAGTTCCGAGCGCTTGAGTATTTTGATGGATTCTACAGGTCAGGGGCATTCGTTTTTGGCGGAGGCCACGTAGTCCTCCCACTTCTCGAGGAGGCCGTCGTCCAGCCAGGTTGGGTGAGCCAGACGGACTTTCTTGCAGGCTACGGTGCTGCCCAAGCAGTGCCCGGTCCACTCTTCACATTCGCCGCGTTTCTTGGGGCCTCTGCAGCGGAGGCACCAAACGGCTGGTTCGGAGGCCTTTTCTGTCTGGTTGCGATCTATATTCCTTCAATTCTTCTCGTCACGGGGATTTTACCATTTTGGGAGAGCCTTCGGCAAAATCGCGGTGCGAAGAGAGCTCTTGCGGGAACCAATGCAGCCGTAGTCGGTCTACTTCTCGCGGCTTTCTACGATCCAATCTGGACAGCCTCCATCATTTCTCCAAGCGCAGCAGCCTTTGCGCTCGTTGCCTTCCTCCTACTCCAATTCTGGAAAATGCCCCCTTGGGCGTTAGTAATACTCAGCGGATTCGCCGGATGGGGATTGCTTTGA